One genomic region from Mytilus trossulus isolate FHL-02 chromosome 9, PNRI_Mtr1.1.1.hap1, whole genome shotgun sequence encodes:
- the LOC134683124 gene encoding uncharacterized protein LOC134683124 isoform X2 — MGRCCSKEDVETYTATGGISKNIVDLQNVVKESAWKRYSNSRQKDFPTAVKKVRLDFDWTGVKFIPTKPKYSDHGTVQYESNILFESVFKNNSNQEQHHSLKTEQQTTGTCKSSITKGYTTGFNVGLTLSAPSDIVGTTAGFSKGFSVENTLANEDQRTMTWSAEGVLLVEKQSMLTAKLQITEKQSSYTFTTNVAVKGEVIVTFYERKNNKYLMEYRAPIRTILVQKKDKFKDDKGKIFVEDIDGTAYVKVEGECIFKYGIKQEIIINQNSNKEQNVLS, encoded by the exons ATGGGGCGCTGTTGCAGTAAAGAAGACGTAGAAACATAT ACTGCCACAGGAGGAATATCCAAAAATATAGTCGACCTACAAAACGTTGTTAAAGAATCGGCTTGGAAAAGGTATAGCAATAGTAGACAAAAGGATTTTCCAACGGCAGTAAAAAAGGTTCGATTAGATTTTGATTGGACAGGTGTAAAATTTATTCCAACGAAACCTAAATATTCTGATCACGGAACAGTTCAATATGAATCAAATATTCTATTTGAATCAGTATTCAAAAATAATAGCAACCAAGAGCAACACCATTCCTTGAAAACTGAACAACAGACCACAGGAACATGCAAGAGTTCAATAACAAAAGGTTATACAACTGGCTTTAATGTTGGCCTGACACTGTCTGCACCTTCCGATATAGTGGGGACAACAGCTGGTTTTTCTAAAGGTTTCTCGGTTGAAAATACGTTGGCAAATGAAGATCAAAGAACAATGACTTGGTCGGCAGAAGGTGTGTTGTTAGTCGAAAAGCAATCTATGCTTACTGCAAAACTCCAAATAACAGAAAAGCAAAGCTCTTATACTTTTACAACTAATGTTGCAGTAAAAGGAGAAGTTATAGTTACGTTctatgaaagaaaaaacaacaaatatctGATGGAATACAGAGCACCAATTAGAACCATTTTAGTTCAAAAGAAAGATAAGTTTAAGGATGACAAAGGAAAAATATTTGTAGAAGACATTGATGGAACAGCTTATGTGAAAGTTGAAGGGgaatgtattttcaaatatggtatcaaacaagaaattattataaaccaGAACAGtaataaagaacaaaatgttttgtcctga
- the LOC134683124 gene encoding uncharacterized protein LOC134683124 isoform X1 — protein MTRHSDQEAVKLLLKTATGGISKNIVDLQNVVKESAWKRYSNSRQKDFPTAVKKVRLDFDWTGVKFIPTKPKYSDHGTVQYESNILFESVFKNNSNQEQHHSLKTEQQTTGTCKSSITKGYTTGFNVGLTLSAPSDIVGTTAGFSKGFSVENTLANEDQRTMTWSAEGVLLVEKQSMLTAKLQITEKQSSYTFTTNVAVKGEVIVTFYERKNNKYLMEYRAPIRTILVQKKDKFKDDKGKIFVEDIDGTAYVKVEGECIFKYGIKQEIIINQNSNKEQNVLS, from the exons ATGACTCGTCATTCAGATCAAGAGGCAGTCAAACTGTTGCTAAAG ACTGCCACAGGAGGAATATCCAAAAATATAGTCGACCTACAAAACGTTGTTAAAGAATCGGCTTGGAAAAGGTATAGCAATAGTAGACAAAAGGATTTTCCAACGGCAGTAAAAAAGGTTCGATTAGATTTTGATTGGACAGGTGTAAAATTTATTCCAACGAAACCTAAATATTCTGATCACGGAACAGTTCAATATGAATCAAATATTCTATTTGAATCAGTATTCAAAAATAATAGCAACCAAGAGCAACACCATTCCTTGAAAACTGAACAACAGACCACAGGAACATGCAAGAGTTCAATAACAAAAGGTTATACAACTGGCTTTAATGTTGGCCTGACACTGTCTGCACCTTCCGATATAGTGGGGACAACAGCTGGTTTTTCTAAAGGTTTCTCGGTTGAAAATACGTTGGCAAATGAAGATCAAAGAACAATGACTTGGTCGGCAGAAGGTGTGTTGTTAGTCGAAAAGCAATCTATGCTTACTGCAAAACTCCAAATAACAGAAAAGCAAAGCTCTTATACTTTTACAACTAATGTTGCAGTAAAAGGAGAAGTTATAGTTACGTTctatgaaagaaaaaacaacaaatatctGATGGAATACAGAGCACCAATTAGAACCATTTTAGTTCAAAAGAAAGATAAGTTTAAGGATGACAAAGGAAAAATATTTGTAGAAGACATTGATGGAACAGCTTATGTGAAAGTTGAAGGGgaatgtattttcaaatatggtatcaaacaagaaattattataaaccaGAACAGtaataaagaacaaaatgttttgtcctga